In Cupriavidus sp. EM10, the genomic window CCACGGCGCGCAGCGCCTCGCCGCCATCTTTGCCGGGCTTGCCCGACGGCACGCGCAGTTCCACGATCTTGCGATCGCCGAACAGCGACATCGATTGCTGGGCCTCGGTGACCTGGCCCCACTGGAAGCCCCGCTCGGCCACCAGCACCTCGCGCTCGGTGTAGCCCGATTCCCTCGCGGCGCGACGCAGGCGGTCCACCGCCTCCAGCACCAGCAGGTGCTCGTCGCCGTGCACCACGTACAGCGGCGCCAGGCCCTTCGCCTGGGCCTGCTTCAGGTGTCCGTCGAGTCCGTCAAGCTTGAGCTGCATCGTGTTGGCCTGTACCTGCGAAGCGATCCGCGCCGGGGCGCGCTCAGATCGTCTTGACTGCCGCCAGGCGGCGCATCAGTTGCTGCACGATATCCTTCTGCATGTCGCGGTACAGCTGCTGCTCTTCGTAGTCCTTGGCCAGCGTATTGGCTTCGTTGTACGTCAGGTCCCGCGTCAGGATCAACGTCGACGGCGCGATCAGTTCCTTGCCGGCCGCATCGCGCAGGCGGAAGCTGAAGCGCTGGGTCAGCCGGTATTCGCGCACCACACCCTGGGCCGTGATCGACAGGATCGACTTGCCGCGCGTATCGGCCAGCACGTCCAGGAACGCATCCGCTTCCTCGCGCTCCTCCACCACCTTCGTGTCCGAGCCGTTGCGGATGTTGCGGCGCAGGTCCGCGCCCATCAGCGAGTTGGCCGGAAGCCCGATGTAGAGCCGCTTGAACGTGAAATCGGCATTGCCGCGCATGTGAAAGCCGCAGCCGGCCAGCAAGCCGGCCGCCGCCATTGCAGCACCGATGGCGAGAAATCCGCGGCGTCCCATGTCCGGTCGATCCATTGCTTGTGTCTTCCTGGCTGTGTGGCTAGAGCACCACGTTGACGAGCCGGCCCGGGACCACCACGATCTTCTTGGGCGCGGCGCCATTGGCAAACTTCGCCACGATTTCGCTGCCGGCGGCCACGGCCTCGATGGCGGCACGGTCGGCCTCGGCCGGTACCGTCAGGCTGCCACGGACCTTGCCGTTGATCTGCAGCACCAGCTCGATCTCGGTACGCACCAGCGCGCCTTCGTCCACCTGCGGCCACGCCGCGTCGAGGATGTCGCCGGCTTCGGCCGCGTAGCCCAGTTCGGCCCACAGGCCGTGCGCGATATGCGGTACCACCGGATACAGCACGCGCAGCAGGATGCTGAAGCCTTCGCGGCGCGCGGCCGGCGACGCGGCCTTGGCGTCTTCCAGCGCGTTCAGCATCTTCATCGTGGCGGAAACCACGGTGTTGTACTGGATGCGCTCGTAGTCGTAGTTGGCCTGCTTCAGCACAGTGTGCAGTTCACGGCGCAGGTCGGCATCGGCGGCGGTGGGTTGGGCGCCAGCGCCTTCGCGGATCGACTGGGCGTTGGCATAGCCGTAGTTCCACACGCGGCGCAGGAAGCGCGACGCGCCTTCCACGCCCGACCCGCTCCACTCCAGCTGCTGCTCCGGCGGCGCGGCAAACATCACGAACAGGCGCGCGGTATCGGCGCCATGCAGGTCGATCAACGCCTGCGGGTCGATGCCGTTGTTCTTCGACTTCGACATCTTCTCCACGCCACCGATCACCACCGGCTGGCCGTCGGCCTTCAGCGTCGCGCCCTGCGGACGGCCGCGCTCGTCGGTCTGCACGTCGACGTCGGCCGGGTTGTACCAGGTCTTCTTGCCCGACGCGTCTTCACGGAAGAACGTCTCGTTCAGCACCATGCCCTGCGTCAGCAGGTTCGTGAACGGCTCGTCGAACTTGACCAGGCCCATGTCGCGCATGACCTTGGTCCAGAAACGCGCGTACAGCAGGTGCAGGATCGCATGCTCGATGCCACCGATGTACTGGTCCATCGGCATCCAGTAGTCGTTGCGGGCATCGACCATCGTGGCGGCATCGGGGCACGTATAGCGCATGTAGTACCAGCACGAGTCGATGAACGTATCCATCGTGTCGGTCTCGCGGCGGGCGGGCTTGCCGCACGACGGGCACGTGCATTCCAGGAAGCGCGGGTCCTTGTTCAGCGGATTGCCGGTGCCGTCCGGCACCAGGTCTTCCGGCAGCACCACGGGCAGGTCCTTCTCGGGCACCGGCACCACGCCGCAGCTGTCGCAATGGATCAGCGGAATCGGCGTACCCCAGTAGCGCTGGCGCGAGATGCCCCAGTCGCGCAGGCGCCAGGTCACCTTCTTCTCGCCCAGGCCCTTGGCGGCCAGATCGGCGGAGATGGCATCCACGGCGGCCTGGTAGCCCATGCCGTCGTACTTGCCGCTGTGGACGCAGATGCCGTGTTCCTTGTCGCCGTACCATTCCTGCCAGGCGTCGGTCGAATACGGCTGGCCCTTGACGTCGATGACCTGCCTGATCGGCAGGTTGTATTTCCTGGCGAACGCGAAATCGCGCTCGTCGTGCGCCGGCACGCCCATCACCGCGCCGTCGCCGTAGCTCATCAGCACGTAGTTGCCGACCCACACGTCCACCTGCTCGCCGGTCAGCGGATGCGTGACCTTGAGCCCGGTGGGCATGCCCTTCTTCTCCATGGTCGCCATGTCGGCTTCCATGACCGAGCCGTGCTTGCATTCGTCGATGAATGCGGCCAGTTCCGGGTTGTTGGCGGCGGCGTGCGTGGCCAGCGGGTGTTCGGCGGCCACGGCGCAGAACGTGACGCCCATGATGGTGTCGGCACGCGTGGTGAATACGAAGAGCTTGCCGTCGTTGATCAGCTTGCCGTCCTCGCCCTGGATCTCGTGCGGGAAGGCAAAGCGCACGCCCTCGCTGCGGCCGATCCAGTTCTGCTGCATGATCTTGACGCGCTCGGGCCAGCCCAGGCCGTCCAGGTCGCCCAGCAGTTCCTGCGCATAATCGGTGATGCGCAGGTAGTACATCGGAATTTCACGCTTTTCGACCACCGCGCCCGAGCGCCAGCCACGGCCGTCGATCACCTGCTCGTTGGCCAGCACGGTCTGGTCCACCGGGTCCCAGTTCACGGTGCCGGTCTTGCGGTAGGCGATGCCCTTTTCCAGCATCTTGAGGAACAGCCACTGGTTCCAGCGGTAGTAGTCGGGGCTGCAGGTGGCCACTTCGCGCGACCAGTCGATCGCCAGGCCCATCGACTGCATCTGCTTCTTCATGTAAGCGATGTTGTCGTAGGTCCAGGCGGCCGGTGCCACCTTGTTGTTCAGCGCGGCGTTTTCCGCCGGCATGCCGAACGCGTCCCAGCCCATCGGCATCAGCACGTTGCGGCCGTTCATGCGCAGGTAGCGCGCCATCACGTCGTTGATGGTGTAGTTGCGCACGTGGCCCATGTGCAGCTTGCCCGACGGGTACGGCAGCATCGAGCAGGCGTAAAACTTCTGCTTTTCCTTGCCGTCTGGCCCGACCGCGTGCTCCGACACCTTGTAGGCATCGATGGCTTGCCAGTGCTGCTGGGCGGCTTGTTCAACGGCGGACGGAAGATATTTGTCTTGCATGGTCGGGACGACGGTCAGGGCAACGGGCTCGTGCGGCGACTGGCGCGCCGGACGGCCGGGGGATCGGATAAAGAGACGATTATAACCGTGGCGGACCGTGCATCCGGCCCGCCACGGGGTCGCCCAAAGGCACCAGCGGCCCGCCTTGGCGAGCCGCGGAACAGCGGATTACTTCAGGCCCAGCACATCCTGCATGTCGAACATGCCGCTGGGCTTGTCGGACAGGAAGCGCGCAGCCCGCACGGCCCCGTCGGCGTACGACTGGCGGCTCGAAGACTTGTGGCTGATCTCGATGCGCTCCCCGATGCCGGCGAACATCACCGTGTGATCGCCGACGATATCGCCGCCACGGATCGTGGCAAATCCGATCGAGTTCGGATCGCGCGGGCCGGTGTGGCCTTCACGGGCGTAGACAGCGCAGTCGTCGAGGTTGCG contains:
- the lptE gene encoding LPS assembly lipoprotein LptE, which encodes MDRPDMGRRGFLAIGAAMAAAGLLAGCGFHMRGNADFTFKRLYIGLPANSLMGADLRRNIRNGSDTKVVEEREEADAFLDVLADTRGKSILSITAQGVVREYRLTQRFSFRLRDAAGKELIAPSTLILTRDLTYNEANTLAKDYEEQQLYRDMQKDIVQQLMRRLAAVKTI
- the leuS gene encoding leucine--tRNA ligase, producing MQDKYLPSAVEQAAQQHWQAIDAYKVSEHAVGPDGKEKQKFYACSMLPYPSGKLHMGHVRNYTINDVMARYLRMNGRNVLMPMGWDAFGMPAENAALNNKVAPAAWTYDNIAYMKKQMQSMGLAIDWSREVATCSPDYYRWNQWLFLKMLEKGIAYRKTGTVNWDPVDQTVLANEQVIDGRGWRSGAVVEKREIPMYYLRITDYAQELLGDLDGLGWPERVKIMQQNWIGRSEGVRFAFPHEIQGEDGKLINDGKLFVFTTRADTIMGVTFCAVAAEHPLATHAAANNPELAAFIDECKHGSVMEADMATMEKKGMPTGLKVTHPLTGEQVDVWVGNYVLMSYGDGAVMGVPAHDERDFAFARKYNLPIRQVIDVKGQPYSTDAWQEWYGDKEHGICVHSGKYDGMGYQAAVDAISADLAAKGLGEKKVTWRLRDWGISRQRYWGTPIPLIHCDSCGVVPVPEKDLPVVLPEDLVPDGTGNPLNKDPRFLECTCPSCGKPARRETDTMDTFIDSCWYYMRYTCPDAATMVDARNDYWMPMDQYIGGIEHAILHLLYARFWTKVMRDMGLVKFDEPFTNLLTQGMVLNETFFREDASGKKTWYNPADVDVQTDERGRPQGATLKADGQPVVIGGVEKMSKSKNNGIDPQALIDLHGADTARLFVMFAAPPEQQLEWSGSGVEGASRFLRRVWNYGYANAQSIREGAGAQPTAADADLRRELHTVLKQANYDYERIQYNTVVSATMKMLNALEDAKAASPAARREGFSILLRVLYPVVPHIAHGLWAELGYAAEAGDILDAAWPQVDEGALVRTEIELVLQINGKVRGSLTVPAEADRAAIEAVAAGSEIVAKFANGAAPKKIVVVPGRLVNVVL